The nucleotide window GGCGTGGGCACGGTGGCCGCGGGTGTGGCCAAGGCCAAGGCCGATCACGTGGTGATCGCCGGTCATGACGGCGGTACCGGCGCTTCGCCGCTCTCGTCGGTCAAGTACGCCGGCACGCCGTGGGAGCTGGGTCTGGCCGAGACGCAGCAGACGCTGGTGCTCAACCGCCTGCGTGGCCGTATCCGCGTGCAGGCCGACGGCCAGATGAAGACCGGTCGCGACGTGGTCATCGGCGCGCTGCTCGGCGCCGACGAGTTCGGCTTCGCCACGGCTCCGCTCGTCGTCGAAGGCTGCATCATGATGCGCAAGTGCCACCTGAACACGTGTCCGGTGGGCGTGGCCACGCAGGATCCGGTGCTGCGCAAGAAGTTCCAGGGCAAGCCGGAGCATGTCGTCAACTACTTCTTCTTCGTCGCCGAGGAAGTGCGCGAGATCATGGCGCAACTCGGTATCGCGAAGTTCGACGACCTGATCGGTCGCGCCGACCTGCTCAACACCAAGGCGGGCGTGGAGCACTGGAAGGCGAAGGGTCTCGACTTCGCGCGCATCTTCCACCTGCCGGAAATCGAAGCCGACGTGCCGCGTCTGCATGTCGAGACGCAGGACCACGGTCTGGCCGGCGCACTCGATCACGCACTCATCGAAAAGGCGATGCCGGCCCTCGAAAAGGGCGAGCACGTGTCGTTCATCCAGCCGGTGCGCAACCGCAACCGTACGGTCGGTGCGATGCTTTCGGGTGAAGTGGCCAAGCGCTACGGCCACGACGGTCTGCCTGACGACACGATCCACGTGCAGCTCAAGGGCACGGCGGGTCAGAGCTTCGGGGCGTTCCTCGCCCGCGGCATCACGCTCGATCTGGTGGGCGACGGCAACGACTACGTTGGCAAGGGCCTGTCAGGCGGTCGCATCATCGTGCGTCCGACCAACGACTTCCGTGGCAACGCCGAAGACAACATCATCGTGGGCAACACCGTGATGATCGGCGCCATCGAGGGCGAGGCGTTCTTCAACGGGGTGGCCGGCGAGCGCTTCTGCGTGCGCAACTCGGGCGCCACCGCCGTGGTGGAAGGCACGGGCGATCACGGCTGCGAATACATGACCGGCGGTACGGTGGTCGTGCTGGGCGAGACCGGCCGCAACTTCGCGGCGGGTATGTCGGGCGGTGTGGCTTACGTGTACGACGCTGACGGCACGTTCGCCGCCAAGTGCAACACGGCGATGGTCGCGCTCGATCCGGTGCTGCCGCATGGCGAGCAGGAGCGCACGGTGAGCCAGGGGTTGTGGCATCGCGGCCAGACGGACGAGGCGCAGCTGCGCGAGCTCATCGAGCGTCACTTCCAGTACACGGGTTCGACGCGCGCCAAGGCGTTGCTCGAGGACTGGGACGGCGCACGTCGCAAGTTCGTGAAGGTGTTCCCGAACGAGTACAAGCGCGCCTTGGGCGACATGGCCAAGGCGGCCGAAAAACAAGCACTGGCGGCCTGAGACCGCTCGCGCGGCGGCGCCACGGAGTGAGGGCTCCGGGGCGCGCCGCGCGCGGGTGAGGCACGGTAACCACAAAACTTTCCGACTGAAGAAACATGGGCAAGGTCACAGGTTTTCTCGAATTCGAGCGCCAGAGCGAGTCGTACGAAGCACCGCTGGCACGCGTGAAGCACTACAAGGAGTTCGTGCTCGCGCTCTCCGACGAACAGGCAAAGGTGCAGGGCGCACGCTGCATGGACTGCGGCATTCCGTTCTGCAACAACGGATGCCCGGTCAACAACATCATTCCCGACTTCAACGATCTGGTGTATCGCCAGGACTGGAAGGCGGCCATCGGCGTGCTGCACTCGACGAACAACTTCCCGGAGTTCACGGGTCGCATTTGTCCGGCGCCGTGTGAGGCGGCCTGCACGCTGAACATCAACAACGACCCCGTGGGCATCAAGTCGATCGAGCACGCGATCATCGACAAGGCGTGGAGCGAAGGCTGGGTCGAGCCGCAACCCGCGAAGCACAAGACCGGCAAGACGGTCGCCGTCGTCGGCTCCGGCCCGGCGGGCCTGGCCGCGGCGCAGCAACTCGCGCGCGCCGGTCACGACGTGACCGTGTTCGAGAAGAACGATCGCGTGGGCGGTCTGCTGCGCTACGGCATTCCCGACTTCAAGCTGGAGAAGTGGCTGATCGATCGTCGCATGCGCCAGATGGAAGCCGAAGGCGTGACGTTCCGCACCGGCGTCTACGTGGGCAAGGACGCCCCCGATGCGCATATCAACAACTTCTCCAGGGAAACGATTTCGCCGGAGCAGTTGCAGGCGCAGTTCGACGCCGTAGTGATCGCCGGCGGCGCCGAGCAGCCGCGCGACCTGCCGGTGCCGGGCCGTGAGCTCGACGGCATTCACTTCGCGATGGAATTCCTGCCGCAGCAGAACAAGGTCAACGCGGGCGACAAACTGGCGAACCAGCTGTTGGCGACCGGCAAGAGCGTGATCGTGATCGGCGGCGGCGATACCGGTTCGGATTGCGTGGGCACGTCGAATCGTCATGGTGCGAAGCACGTCACGCAATTCGAACTGCTGCCGCAGCCGCCCGAGCAGGAGAACAAGCCGATGGTGTGGCCGTACTGGCCGACCAAGCTGCGCACGTCGTCGAGCCACGAAGAAGGCTGCGAGCGCGACTGGTCCGTTGCGACGAAGCGCTTCGAGGGCAAGAACGGTAAGGTCGAGAAGCTGATCGCCGTTCGCCTGGAGTGGAAGGACGGCAAGATGCAGGAAGTCGCGGGCTCGGAATTCGAGCTCAAGGCCGATCTGGTGCTGCTCGCCATGGGTTTCGTCTCGCCCTTGCAGACGGTGCTCGACGCATTCGGTGTGGACAAGGACGCACGCGGCAACGTGCGTGCCGCCACCGAGGGCGAGCGCGCGTACACGACGAACCTGCCGAAGGTGTTCGCGGCGGGCGACGTGCGGCGCGGCCAGTCGCTCGTGGTCTGGGCGATTCGCGAGGGCCGTCAGTGCGCCCGGGCCGTCGATGAGTTCCTGATGGGGCATTCGGTGCTGCCGCGCTGAGAGCGAAAGCATTCGCCTGCCAAAACCACGAATACGGGGAAGTTGAGAGGAGGGGCGCGGAGGTAGGCATCTGCGTCACTGTGAAGAAACCGTCCGGGCGTAAACGTCCGGGCGGTTTTTTCTTGTCCGGCGGCGCTGCGCGGGGGCGTTCAGGGTGCTGATCGGATAATGAAAATCGTTAAAAATACGATGTCATACAACAAGGCGATTCTGATCGATGTTCACCTATGCGCTGATCCTCCCGACATGTGCGAATGCCATTGCCTTCAAAGCTGTCGGGGTGGAGATGAGGAAGCGTTCGAAACCCTAGGGATTATCCGTAAACGATGCAATTCTTGATTGTCATCGTACATCGTCTCACGTAGGATGCCTCTCCATGCGAGCCACGCACTCGCAACAGAAGACTCATGGAGAGAGACAACATCATGGCCCTCAGGATCAAAGGCCTGCGCTGGTGGATGATCGGCTTGCTCACGCTCGGCACGGTCATGAACTACCTCGCGCGCAGCTCGCTTGCCGTTGCCGCCCCCACGGTAATGAAGGACCTCCACATTACCACCCAGCAATATGGCTGGATCACCGGCGCCTTCCTCGTTCTGTATCCGATCGGCGGACCCGTCACCGGTTACCTGATGGACCGCATCGGGCTTCGTCTCGGCTTCCTGCTGTGCGGGGTCATGTGGTCGGTCGTGTGCATGCTGCACGGGCTCGCCGACGGCTGGGTCGGCCTGTTCGTGCTGCGCGGGTTGCTCGGGCTCGCTGAAGCGTCGTTCATTCCGGCGGGCATGCGTGCCGCGGCGTTCTGGTTCCCGACGAAGGAGCGCGCGCTCGCGGCCGGGATCTTCAACGTCGGCACGTCCGTCGGGGCGATCCTCGCGCCGCCGCTGATCGCCTGGTCGATCATGCGCTACAACTGGGAGACGGCGTTCGTGATCGCGGGCGGGCTCGGGCTGGTGTGGGGTGTCCTGTGGTACGTCTTCTATCGTCACCCGACCGATCATCCCGCGCTCACGCAAGCCGAGTCGGACTACATCAACGAAGGCCGCGCCGTCGACGCGGCGGCCGATGCTCGCAAGCCCGATCTGCTCACCATCGTGCGCCAGCGCAACTTCTGGGGGATCGCGCTGCCGCGCTTTTTCGCCGATCCGGTGTGGGGCACGATCGTATTCTGGATGCCGTTGTACCTCAACCAGGCGCGCGGCTTCGATCTGAAGACGATCGCGGCCACGGCGTGGCTTCCGTTCGTGGCGGCGGACGTCGGCTGCCTGATGGGCGGCACGATCTCCGTCTGGCTGAACCGGCACTTCCGGATGACCATCTTCAACGGCAAGCGCGTGGTGTTTACGATCGGCGCGATCATCATGACGGCGATGTGCGGCGTGGGTTTCGTCAAGGACCCGATGATGGCGATCTTCCTGCTGTGCCTGGGCGGATTCGCGCACCAGACCCTCTCGATCAGCGTGATCTCGATGTCGGCGGATCTGTTCCCGCGCAACGAGGTCGCCACCGTCACCGGTCTCGCGGGGTTGTCCGCGGGCATCGGCAACCTGCTGTTCACGCTGGTGATCGGCACGTTCGTGACCGCCGTGGGCTACGCGCCGTTCTTCGTGGCCCTGGGGCTTGGCGACCTGATCGGAGCCGTGATCCTGTGGACCCTCGTCAAGCCGCACATCACCGGCACCGCAACGCCGGTGACGCGGGCGCGCACCGGCGGTGTCGATGCGGCGCGCACGGCAAACGCCTGAGCCGCGAGTTCATGCATTCGTGCACGCTCGCGGTCGATATACCGATGAACAAGGACTGATATGAGCCAGACTTCCGGCAACCCCTCCAAGCCGTTTCGTCGCCTGCTGCTGACCGGCGCCGCGGGCAATCTGGGCAAACAACTGCGCGGCAAGCTCGCCGAGTGGGCGGACATCGTGCGCGTGAGCGACATCGTGCCGATCACCGCCGACGCGCCTCACGAGGAAGCGATGCAGGTCGATCTCGCCGATCGTGCGGCAGTGCATGCGTTGCTCGCGGACGTCGATGCCCTGGTGCATCTGGGCGGCATTTCCGTCGAGGCGCCGTTCGACGATATTCTGCAAGCGAACATTCTCGGCCTGTACAACGTGTACAGCGCGGCGCAGAAGCAGGGCGTCAGGCGCATCATCTACGCGAGCTCGAACCACGCGGTGGGCTTCCATCCCGTGACGGAGGTGCTCGACACCGACGTGCCGCATCGTCCCGATGGCATGTACGGTCTGTCCAAGTGCTTCGGCGAAGACCTGTCGCGCTATTACTTCGATCGCTTCGGCCTCGAGACGGTCTGCCTGCGCATCGGCTCGTCGTTCGAGCAGCCGAAGAACCCGCGCATGATGGTGACGTATCTGAGCTATCGTGATTTCGCAGAGCTCGTGCGATGCTCGCTGTTCACGAATCGCGTGGGACACGCCATCGTCTACGGTGTGTCGGACAACCCGACGCTCTGGGTCGACAACACGAAGGCGGCCTTTCTTGGCTATCGTCCCCAGGACAGCTCGGCCGAGTTCGCAGGACTGTTCCCGGCGAAGGCACCCGACACGCAGATGGACGACTGGGCGCAGCGCTTCCAGGGTGGCCCGTTTGTGCTGATGGGGCCGATGGAGCCCAAGGCATGAGCGTGTCGATCGAGCGGCTAGAGCCGTCGCGTGCAACGCCCCATGCCGTCGGCGAGAGCCCGCTGTGGCGCGCCGACGAACAGGCGCTGTACTGGGTCGACATCCCGGCGCGACAGTTGCATTGCGTCACGCCGGCCGACGGCATTCACCGGCAATGGACGTTCCCCGAGCAGATCGCCTGCTTCACGTTCGACGCCGCCGGCACGCTGCTGGCGGGCTGCGAGAGCGGCCTGTTCGCCGCGCGACTCGGTGCGTCGGACACCGTGACCGAATCGCAGTGGCAACGACTCGCGGCACCGGCGTTTCCGGCCTCGGGCATGCGCTTCAACGATGGCCGCTGCGACCGGCAGGGGCGCTTCTGGGCGGGCACGATGGTGCAGGACATGTCGCTCGTGAGCGACGTTGGCGCGCTCTTCCGCTATGACGCCGAGGGACGGCTGTCCGCGCCGCTGGTCGACCGTCTGGTCACGCAGAATGGCCTCGGCTTCTCGCCCGACAGTCGCACGATGTACCTGAGCGACTCGCATCCGGCGCGTCGGCGCGTATGGGCGTTCGACTTCGATGCCGAGCGCGGTGTCATCGGCGCGCAGCGTCTGTTCGTCGACATGAACGACTACCCGG belongs to Pandoraea pnomenusa and includes:
- a CDS encoding glutamate synthase subunit beta, coding for MGKVTGFLEFERQSESYEAPLARVKHYKEFVLALSDEQAKVQGARCMDCGIPFCNNGCPVNNIIPDFNDLVYRQDWKAAIGVLHSTNNFPEFTGRICPAPCEAACTLNINNDPVGIKSIEHAIIDKAWSEGWVEPQPAKHKTGKTVAVVGSGPAGLAAAQQLARAGHDVTVFEKNDRVGGLLRYGIPDFKLEKWLIDRRMRQMEAEGVTFRTGVYVGKDAPDAHINNFSRETISPEQLQAQFDAVVIAGGAEQPRDLPVPGRELDGIHFAMEFLPQQNKVNAGDKLANQLLATGKSVIVIGGGDTGSDCVGTSNRHGAKHVTQFELLPQPPEQENKPMVWPYWPTKLRTSSSHEEGCERDWSVATKRFEGKNGKVEKLIAVRLEWKDGKMQEVAGSEFELKADLVLLAMGFVSPLQTVLDAFGVDKDARGNVRAATEGERAYTTNLPKVFAAGDVRRGQSLVVWAIREGRQCARAVDEFLMGHSVLPR
- a CDS encoding MFS transporter, whose product is MALRIKGLRWWMIGLLTLGTVMNYLARSSLAVAAPTVMKDLHITTQQYGWITGAFLVLYPIGGPVTGYLMDRIGLRLGFLLCGVMWSVVCMLHGLADGWVGLFVLRGLLGLAEASFIPAGMRAAAFWFPTKERALAAGIFNVGTSVGAILAPPLIAWSIMRYNWETAFVIAGGLGLVWGVLWYVFYRHPTDHPALTQAESDYINEGRAVDAAADARKPDLLTIVRQRNFWGIALPRFFADPVWGTIVFWMPLYLNQARGFDLKTIAATAWLPFVAADVGCLMGGTISVWLNRHFRMTIFNGKRVVFTIGAIIMTAMCGVGFVKDPMMAIFLLCLGGFAHQTLSISVISMSADLFPRNEVATVTGLAGLSAGIGNLLFTLVIGTFVTAVGYAPFFVALGLGDLIGAVILWTLVKPHITGTATPVTRARTGGVDAARTANA
- a CDS encoding NAD-dependent epimerase/dehydratase family protein is translated as MSQTSGNPSKPFRRLLLTGAAGNLGKQLRGKLAEWADIVRVSDIVPITADAPHEEAMQVDLADRAAVHALLADVDALVHLGGISVEAPFDDILQANILGLYNVYSAAQKQGVRRIIYASSNHAVGFHPVTEVLDTDVPHRPDGMYGLSKCFGEDLSRYYFDRFGLETVCLRIGSSFEQPKNPRMMVTYLSYRDFAELVRCSLFTNRVGHAIVYGVSDNPTLWVDNTKAAFLGYRPQDSSAEFAGLFPAKAPDTQMDDWAQRFQGGPFVLMGPMEPKA
- a CDS encoding SMP-30/gluconolactonase/LRE family protein; the protein is MSVSIERLEPSRATPHAVGESPLWRADEQALYWVDIPARQLHCVTPADGIHRQWTFPEQIACFTFDAAGTLLAGCESGLFAARLGASDTVTESQWQRLAAPAFPASGMRFNDGRCDRQGRFWAGTMVQDMSLVSDVGALFRYDAEGRLSAPLVDRLVTQNGLGFSPDSRTMYLSDSHPARRRVWAFDFDAERGVIGAQRLFVDMNDYPGRPDGAAVDADGAYWTCANDGSRLLRFTPAGVLDREIVLPVSKPSMCAFGGRDFDTLFVTSIRPGVGANEHDGHVFAVRCGVQGLPEAPYAGALPVAG